Proteins from one Chitinophaga oryzae genomic window:
- a CDS encoding DinB family protein produces MRQELVNEIEATGNALLKTISSFSDEQLNALPFEGSWTAGQVAEHVLKAGDCGILYGNTAPTDRQPDEKAPAIRDLFLNYSLKFQAAEDILPTQESHRKAALLQDLQQTWNKVIAAAQTIPLEDTCLDFEVPGFGPLTRYEWLQLINVHTQRHVHQLENIKARLAAA; encoded by the coding sequence ATGCGTCAGGAACTGGTTAACGAAATAGAAGCCACCGGCAATGCCTTACTGAAAACGATTTCTTCCTTTTCAGACGAACAACTCAACGCCCTTCCGTTTGAAGGCAGCTGGACGGCCGGACAGGTAGCCGAACATGTGCTGAAAGCCGGCGATTGCGGCATCCTCTACGGCAATACAGCGCCCACCGACCGGCAGCCGGACGAGAAAGCCCCCGCCATCCGCGACCTGTTTCTTAATTACTCGCTCAAATTCCAGGCAGCAGAGGATATCCTGCCCACGCAGGAAAGCCACCGGAAAGCGGCACTGTTGCAAGACCTGCAGCAAACATGGAATAAAGTGATCGCCGCCGCGCAAACCATTCCGCTGGAAGACACCTGCCTCGATTTTGAAGTGCCGGGCTTCGGTCCGCTCACCCGCTACGAATGGCTGCAGCTGATCAATGTTCATACCCAACGGCATGTTCATCAGCTGGAAAACATCAAAGCGCGACTGGCAGCAGCCTGA
- a CDS encoding polysaccharide deacetylase family protein — protein sequence MKRLLFIFFPLFSFAQHQVAITMDDAPVMALPGYYTVAQRKAVNEKLLQQITVLHTPVSVFINGANCIVPDNQLLLKKWADHPLVTLGSHTLNHPDCAALPLDSFRMEVTINDYIIRAVAKDKPVPYFRFPFNAMGKDSLAQAATIGYLKEKGYTAVPFTVESSDYMFEQAYQEALKKRDHHKAKDIGAAYIRYTLFSFDYFEKLAREVFGRDIPQVYLCHVNQLNADYYTTLVKALQQRGYQCISLEQAMQDKAYATPLHDHRRFGFSWLFRWIPDAAIRKSHLRNSPEPDKELAVFK from the coding sequence ATGAAACGTCTTCTCTTTATATTTTTTCCTTTGTTTTCTTTCGCGCAGCACCAGGTGGCCATCACCATGGATGATGCACCTGTGATGGCTTTGCCGGGCTACTATACCGTCGCCCAACGGAAAGCTGTCAATGAAAAGCTGCTGCAACAGATTACCGTGCTGCATACACCGGTGAGTGTTTTTATCAACGGCGCCAACTGCATCGTTCCTGATAATCAGCTGCTGTTGAAAAAATGGGCGGACCATCCGCTGGTGACGCTGGGCAGCCATACGCTGAACCATCCTGACTGTGCGGCGTTGCCACTGGATAGTTTCAGGATGGAGGTAACGATCAACGATTATATTATCAGGGCAGTGGCGAAAGATAAGCCCGTGCCTTACTTCCGTTTCCCGTTTAACGCCATGGGGAAGGACAGCCTGGCGCAGGCCGCCACCATCGGTTACCTGAAGGAAAAAGGATATACCGCCGTTCCTTTTACGGTGGAGAGCAGCGATTATATGTTTGAACAAGCCTACCAGGAAGCCTTAAAAAAGAGAGATCACCATAAGGCGAAGGATATAGGCGCCGCCTATATCCGTTACACGCTGTTTTCTTTTGATTATTTCGAAAAGCTGGCCCGCGAAGTGTTCGGACGAGACATACCACAGGTATATCTCTGTCATGTGAACCAGCTGAACGCCGACTATTACACCACGCTGGTAAAAGCCTTGCAGCAGCGGGGCTATCAATGCATATCCTTAGAGCAGGCGATGCAGGACAAAGCCTATGCTACGCCGCTCCACGATCATCGCCGGTTCGGTTTTTCCTGGCTGTTCCGCTGGATACCGGATGCGGCTATACGCAAATCACACCTGCGCAACAGCCCGGAACCGGACAAAGAACTGGCGGTGTTTAAATAA
- a CDS encoding ABC transporter ATP-binding protein — protein sequence MLQIKQFRKFYHHRLVLSVSDCSIGPGIYWVKGANGSGKSTLLRSIAGILHFEGDIILHNKLLLKKHTRAYRSEVNFAEAEPVFPPYLSGKEMIALFAAAKNAAATQAEQYIDAMQMQAYITDPIDTYSSGMLKKLSLVLAFIGKPSLILLDEPLITMDQPSLEVLYSWIRKSREQGVSFLLSSHQSPEEQALPMTATILVEAQTLKLETP from the coding sequence ATGCTTCAGATAAAACAATTCAGGAAATTTTATCATCACCGGCTGGTCCTTTCTGTCAGCGATTGTAGCATAGGCCCCGGGATTTACTGGGTCAAGGGCGCCAACGGGTCCGGCAAAAGCACTTTGTTGCGGTCTATAGCCGGTATCCTGCACTTCGAAGGAGACATCATTCTGCACAATAAACTGTTGCTTAAAAAACATACACGGGCTTACCGCAGCGAGGTCAATTTCGCGGAGGCCGAGCCGGTGTTCCCCCCCTATCTCAGCGGTAAAGAGATGATCGCACTTTTTGCCGCCGCTAAAAACGCTGCTGCCACGCAGGCGGAGCAATACATTGACGCCATGCAGATGCAGGCTTACATCACAGATCCCATCGATACCTACTCCAGCGGCATGCTCAAGAAGCTGTCACTGGTGCTGGCTTTTATCGGCAAACCTTCGCTGATCCTGCTGGACGAGCCACTGATCACGATGGACCAGCCCTCGCTGGAGGTGCTGTACAGCTGGATCAGGAAAAGCCGGGAACAAGGCGTCAGTTTCCTGCTGTCGTCGCACCAGTCGCCGGAAGAACAGGCGCTTCCTATGACTGCCACTATACTTGTGGAAGCACAAACGCTTAAGCTGGAAACGCCATGA